A portion of the Fusibacter sp. A1 genome contains these proteins:
- a CDS encoding monovalent cation/H+ antiporter complex subunit F — translation MDKFFVFSVVFLCFTILICMYRVVMGPTKGDRMIGINIIGTKTMVIIALTSFILKENYFIDVVLVYALINYIGSYVVTRGIATSKGEF, via the coding sequence ATGGATAAGTTCTTCGTGTTTTCGGTGGTATTTTTGTGTTTTACTATTCTAATTTGTATGTACCGTGTGGTAATGGGTCCTACGAAGGGTGACCGAATGATCGGTATCAATATCATAGGGACTAAGACGATGGTGATTATCGCTTTGACTTCGTTCATTCTGAAGGAAAACTATTTTATCGACGTTGTTCTTGTGTATGCGCTGATCAACTATATTGGATCCTATGTGGTGACTAGAGGGATTGCA